A region from the Volucribacter amazonae genome encodes:
- the rsxA gene encoding electron transport complex subunit RsxA, whose protein sequence is MIEYILLLISTALINNFVLVKFLGLCPFMGVSKKIETAVGMGLATTFVLTVASLCSYLADTYLLAPFEASYLRTLVFILVIAVVVQFTEMVINKTSPTLYRLLGIFLPLITTNCAVLGVALLNVNSAHNLTQSVVYGFGASVGFSLVLVLFAALRERLVAADVPTPFKGASIALITAGLMSLAFMGFTGLVK, encoded by the coding sequence ATGATTGAATATATTTTATTATTAATTAGTACCGCCCTTATTAATAACTTTGTGCTAGTTAAATTTCTAGGACTTTGTCCTTTTATGGGGGTATCAAAAAAAATTGAAACTGCAGTAGGTATGGGGTTAGCTACCACTTTTGTGCTGACGGTGGCATCACTTTGTTCCTATTTAGCGGACACCTATTTACTCGCTCCTTTTGAAGCGAGTTATTTGCGTACCTTAGTCTTTATTTTAGTGATTGCGGTGGTGGTACAATTTACCGAAATGGTTATCAATAAAACCAGCCCAACCCTTTATCGCTTATTAGGGATTTTTTTACCGCTAATTACTACCAATTGTGCGGTATTAGGTGTTGCTCTGCTTAATGTCAATTCCGCCCATAATCTAACCCAATCGGTGGTTTATGGCTTTGGTGCTTCTGTGGGATTTTCTTTAGTATTGGTGTTATTTGCCGCATTGCGTGAACGTTTAGTTGCCGCTGATGTTCCAACACCTTTCAAAGGCGCGTCTATTGCGTTAATTACTGCTGGGCTTATGTCATTAGCCTTTATGGGATTTACAGGGCTAGTAAAATGA
- a CDS encoding SanA/YdcF family protein, with protein MLALLFLLLIIVDQAISFYVRKQIYQDIDSLPYRPYGVVLGTAKYVAKNTPNLFYHYRLQAAEQLFKQHKVDYLLLSGDNRTLQYNEPRTMYRDLRQMGIPAEFLYMDFAGFRTLDSVIRADQVFKAHSITIITQKFHCERALFIAKYHHIDAICFAADYPERYSLVRVREFFARLLALWDLLTEKEPHFLGEVEPLPPPISR; from the coding sequence ATGTTGGCATTATTGTTTTTATTATTGATTATTGTGGATCAGGCTATCAGTTTTTATGTGCGTAAACAAATTTATCAAGATATTGATAGCCTACCATACCGCCCTTATGGTGTGGTGCTAGGGACGGCAAAATATGTGGCGAAAAATACCCCTAATTTGTTTTATCATTATCGTTTGCAAGCGGCAGAACAATTATTTAAACAACATAAAGTGGATTATTTGTTGTTAAGTGGTGATAATCGTACATTACAATATAACGAACCTCGCACAATGTATCGAGATTTACGTCAAATGGGGATTCCTGCGGAATTTTTATATATGGATTTTGCGGGATTTCGTACCTTGGATTCGGTCATTCGGGCGGATCAAGTTTTCAAAGCACATTCCATTACCATTATTACGCAAAAATTCCATTGTGAGCGAGCATTATTTATTGCGAAATATCATCATATTGATGCCATTTGCTTTGCGGCGGATTACCCTGAACGTTATAGTTTAGTAAGAGTGCGAGAGTTTTTTGCCCGTTTATTAGCCTTATGGGATTTATTAACCGAAAAAGAACCGCACTTTTTAGGCGAGGTTGAGCCTTTGCCGCCTCCAATCTCACGATAA
- the metX gene encoding homoserine O-acetyltransferase MetX, with translation MNKLKKALLFTDQPLELKLGGQLSQIEVAYQTYGQLATNKDNVVLICHALTGDAEPYFNTAEQSGWWQQFMGEGLALDTSRYFFICSNVLGGCKGSTGPASINPQTQQPYASQFPAITVQDIVNVQKALLQYLNIPHLHAVIGGSFGGMQANQWAIDYPNFMDNVINLCSSLTLSAEAIGFNHIMRQAIINDPHFHHGNYYGKTPPAQGLATARMLGMLTYRTDLQLAKAFGRATKNDGEFWGDYFQVESYLSYQGKKFLTRFDANSYLYLLRALDLYDPALGYNDSKQALARIKARYTLVAVANDQLFKLNDLHKTKTLLEQSGVNLHYYEFSSDYGHDAFLVDYDLFEKPIMQGLG, from the coding sequence ATGAATAAGCTAAAAAAAGCCCTGCTTTTCACCGATCAGCCATTGGAACTAAAATTAGGTGGGCAACTTAGCCAAATTGAAGTGGCTTATCAAACCTATGGACAATTAGCTACCAATAAAGACAATGTGGTATTAATTTGCCATGCCTTAACGGGAGATGCTGAACCTTATTTTAACACTGCGGAACAATCTGGTTGGTGGCAACAATTTATGGGAGAAGGGCTAGCATTGGATACTTCCCGTTATTTTTTTATTTGTTCTAATGTGTTGGGTGGCTGCAAAGGTAGTACAGGCCCTGCCTCGATCAATCCACAAACCCAGCAACCCTATGCAAGCCAATTTCCAGCCATTACAGTACAAGATATTGTCAATGTCCAAAAAGCCCTATTACAATACCTAAATATTCCCCATTTACATGCCGTAATTGGCGGTTCATTTGGTGGCATGCAAGCTAACCAATGGGCAATTGATTATCCGAATTTTATGGATAATGTGATTAATCTCTGTTCTTCACTGACATTAAGTGCAGAAGCTATTGGTTTTAACCACATTATGCGTCAAGCAATCATCAACGATCCGCATTTTCATCATGGTAATTATTATGGAAAAACCCCTCCAGCACAGGGATTAGCTACCGCTCGTATGTTGGGTATGCTAACTTATCGCACCGATTTACAATTAGCAAAAGCCTTTGGACGTGCTACCAAAAATGATGGGGAATTTTGGGGAGATTACTTCCAAGTAGAATCTTACCTTAGTTACCAAGGAAAAAAATTCTTAACACGCTTTGATGCCAACAGCTATTTATATCTACTACGAGCGTTAGATCTCTATGATCCAGCTTTAGGCTATAACGACAGCAAACAAGCATTAGCACGTATAAAAGCACGTTACACCTTAGTCGCCGTAGCAAATGATCAATTATTTAAGTTAAATGACTTACATAAAACCAAAACATTATTAGAACAAAGTGGTGTTAATCTTCACTACTACGAATTTTCTTCTGATTATGGACACGATGCTTTCCTCGTGGATTATGATCTATTTGAAAAACCCATTATGCAAGGATTAGGATAA
- the sixA gene encoding phosphohistidine phosphatase SixA, which translates to MKILVMRHGEAEVMAKSDQLRPLTLFGQQQSGEQGEKLFKAGIYPQYVLVSPYLRAQQTFVQVNRKFVDGLKQETWQELTPYGDANLVRDYVALLNQQGVDCLLIISHLPLVGSIVNEFCANQFVSFYPATIAELDWDGQRGKLIRVYQGG; encoded by the coding sequence ATGAAAATTTTGGTTATGCGTCATGGGGAAGCCGAAGTTATGGCTAAAAGTGATCAGCTGCGTCCATTAACGTTGTTTGGACAGCAGCAGAGTGGGGAGCAAGGGGAAAAATTATTTAAGGCGGGGATTTATCCTCAGTATGTGTTGGTTAGCCCTTATTTGCGGGCTCAGCAAACTTTTGTTCAGGTTAATCGGAAATTTGTTGATGGGCTTAAGCAAGAAACTTGGCAGGAATTGACACCTTATGGGGACGCGAATTTGGTGCGAGATTATGTGGCGTTGCTTAATCAGCAGGGGGTAGATTGTTTATTAATTATTTCTCATTTACCTTTGGTGGGGAGTATTGTTAATGAATTTTGTGCTAACCAATTCGTGAGTTTTTATCCTGCCACCATTGCGGAACTTGATTGGGACGGGCAGCGGGGCAAGTTAATAAGGGTTTACCAAGGGGGATAA